A window of the Plasmodium vivax chromosome 12, whole genome shotgun sequence genome harbors these coding sequences:
- a CDS encoding thioredoxin, putative (encoded by transcript PVX_117605A), with protein sequence MVKIVGSQADFEAVLSQNELVIVDFFAEWCGPCKRIAPFYEECSKKYTKMVFIKVDVDEVSEVTEKENITSMPTFKVYKNGSAVETLLGANDTALKQLIEKYAA encoded by the exons ATGGTGAAGATTGTTGGAAGTCAAGCGG ACTTCGAAGCAGTCCTTTCTCAAAACGAGTTAGTCATTGTGGATTTTTTCGCGGAGTGGTGTGGACCCTGCAAAAGAATAGCCCCCTTTTATGAAGAATGCTCGAAGAAGTACACCAAAATGGTGTTTATAAAAGTGGATGTGGATGAGGTGTCGGAGGTCACGGAAAAGGAGAACATAACTTCCATGCCGACCTTTAAGGtgtacaaaaatggaagtgcGGTGGAGACATTGCTGGGGGCCAACGACACGGCGCTGAAGCAGCTCATTGAGAAGTACGCCGCCTAG
- a CDS encoding hypothetical protein, conserved (encoded by transcript PVX_117600A) produces MSSNKRKSKKVNLLKDQMFLTKKYVDMNDPIYDSEIEDENCFYTVVNAEEIEYSQKVSEMKTKMFEDMNILSFEDFEKKCDTLINNFFVSYNFQEFIEDLKELNVKKYNDFLVLQLIKKSFDKDDECQINVSCLLNVLNITKLINPEQVHRAFEKVLLSLDDIKLDCPLCYEIFLKYVRFSTLDNVVDKNYILKLPTGFFDTLDLDNWDEKELATQNSKESDHAVDKDSELAQKKEAEGAEKAGCPNGVVSTNGALSTNGVVSTNGTLPTNGALPTNGTLPTNGVASTQLDENHMYAQNLENVEEKKKVKDEMWKDTMLWVLDLNMKQIQKEKKEFKQKSRDFLVDFFNDGDTNEVIEFLNNTNSLFHYEFIRISIIESFSKNNICRKYISYLLDNLCETYYFKSDIIIAFIRIIGYIDDYEIDFPQAKEMVCKFLLRCIYDDVLYPAFLSDIYKLHIGGMTGMMICNKTQQRIHNKKKLNLNNINYIWDEDDTYEKMKLKRKINNTLLEYFYSYIDEQEFYLHIDEFLPLYHDLCNYVVKKMFVLNVDINNDLSLSFKLVDHLMSKNFISEKNVEGGVMEVMNSLKDIMLDIPKYPEEFLKILNYLHERKYISQATFDGASKEIAAFGMGFLPPKLNTFLIQSTPVVIIYLPQLTLCKKEKDTFTHK; encoded by the exons ATGTCGTCCAACAAGCGCAAGAGCAAGAAGGTGAACCTGCTGAAGGACCAAATGTTCCTCACGAAAAAGTACGTTGACATGAACGACCCCATATACGACAGCGAAATTGAAGATGAAAACTGCTTCTACACAGTGGTCAACGCGGAGGAAATAGAATACTCGCAGAAGGTGTCCGAAATGAAAACCAAAATGTTCGAAGATATGAACATCTTATCATTTGAagatttcgaaaaaaaatgcgacaCGCTGATTAACAACTTTTTTGTAAGCTACAATTTCCAAGAATTTATTGAAGacttaaaagaattaaatgtgaagaagtaTAACGACTTTTTAGTTTTGCAGCTGATTAAAAAGTCTTTCGATAAGGACGATGAGTGCCAAATTAATGTATCCTGTTTGCTCAACGTTTTGAACATCACCAAGTTGATTAACCCCGAACAGGTGCATAGAGCGTTTGAAAAAGTTTTGCTAAGCTTGGATGACATTAAGCTCGACTGCCCCTTGTGttacgaaatttttttaaagtacgTTAGGTTTAGCACCCTAGATAACGTGGttgataaaaattacattttgaaattaCCCACTGGCTTTTTTGATACGCTGGATTTGGACAACTGGGATGAGAAGGAGCTGGCCACACAGAACTCGAAGGAGAGTGACCACGCAGTGGATAAGGATTCGGAGCTCGCGCAGAAGAAGGAGGCGGAGGGCGCGGAAAAGGCGGGCTGCCCCAACGGGGTGGTCTCCACCAACGGGGCGCTCTCCACAAATGGGGTGGTCTCAACAAATGGCACGCTTCCAACAAATGGGGCGCTTCCAACAAATGGCACCCTTCCAACCAACGGGGTGGCGTCCACCCAGCTGGATGAGAACCACATGTACGCGCAGAACCTCGAGAacgtggaggagaaaaagaaggtgAAGGACGAAATGTGGAAGGACACCATGCTGTGGGTGCTGGACCTGAACATGAAGCAAATtcagaaagaaaaaaaagaattcaaGCAAAAGTCCAGGGACTTTCTAGTGGACTTTTTCAACGACGGAGACACAAATGAGGTCAtcgaatttttaaacaacACAAATAGTTTGTTTCACTACGAGTTCATAAGGATAAGCATCATAGAATCctttagtaaaaataatatatgccGAAAGTATATCTCCTACCTGCTGGACAATCTGTGCGAAACGTactattttaaaagtgaCATTATTATTGCCTTCATAAGAATTATAGGCTACATTGACGACTACGAAATTGACTTTCCACAGGCAAAGGAAATGGTGTGTAAATTTCTGCTCAGGTGTATATACGACGATGTGCTTTATCCTGCCTTCTTAAGTGATATATATAAGCTACACATTGGTGGCATGACCGGCATGATGATTTGCAACAAAACGCAACAACGAAttcataacaaaaaaaaattaaacttaaataatattaactaCATTTGGGATGAAGATGATACGTATGAAAAGATGAaattaaagagaaaaattaataacacCTTAttggaatatttttactcCTACATAGATGAGcaagaattttatttacacattGATGAATTTCTGCCCCTCTATCATGACCTTTGCAATTatgttgttaaaaaaatgttcgtgCTGAACGTGGATATTAACAATGACTTAAGTTTGTCCTTCAAATTGGTCGATCATTTGATgagcaaaaattttatttctgaaaaaaatgtggagggaGGGGTCATGGAGGTTATGAACTCCCTTAAGGACATTATGCTGGATATTCCAAAGTACCCGGAagaatttcttaaaattttgaattacCTTCATGAGAGGAAGTACATTTCGCAGGCCACCTTTGACGGCGCCTCCAAGGAAATCGCAGCGTTTGGTAT GGgattcctcccccccaagttaaacacatttttaattcagAGTACTCCAGTGGTTATAATTTACCTCCCCCAGTTAacgctttgcaaaaaagagaaagacaCTTTTACTCATAAGTAA
- a CDS encoding hypothetical protein, conserved (encoded by transcript PVX_117610A) codes for MDEATWGGSFQKMRQVGSPPKREHLEMAHIAALQKEQRQNERLNGANDEMRRDLPYNRSDHYSNAPQYYHYHSGLETAHPKEATVKDMHQTFLLSNQGTYPGKLPQKDQSGGSQNGPTGETNKHEANSQMNPMQKLSKNCLIDSYPKDEPSDCEKGTEYNSAQNILSAFENGAYVNSEQTLPPECTNSDVYFTREALNSMSTISYQHNDYPPRGEDPALVNTGTHIFSDKRDALTHDGEKLLMYQPRGGNTHLSNESITPCTRRQNAASIWGHTILKEQPRDEKTAYYSYEVKGEAEMCDTLKGYKNNGPNVRSVNMKADVKMRQPVNSSLADCPNGDLLCANKTTMGSENIKRHLHHPLNDSVLSNGHVVHEEDSQKVASTSKKIMTRNWAGNEEEANNGAFIPLGENTQMGHFKRAEVQPHDFFHANYNTCALSRSNLRDDPADPIYDNTHYYNDHVNGTPLNGGPNGYGLRQSKRRVLHVGGSRNVGTPSCKDDPSHEVKSPSVTTLPDQRTTPKTAIFNGEDEQNMSEPTYTQKMNQARGIFEDSPQHTSGKNYLSRFVQSDYEMGKMGKMDQMDQLNQMDEIRSCIPERPLYGNQNYDVPQIIQGITTKQKNGIVAECNQDTVIEYNDKWRLVKGKQFAINQADNFKSVEDSATYFQNYLNEHNENTKRMLTRINFNSLTGKFVINSLRDADGNAAGGDVRQLNRVYDYKDTLRSYPAYYGISQHMHSGTKEALKCGGEKGGGVFQNDHHSDGKNVHEQMRKKKSVGKKPNIALCGAGGGDYQLKKRIKDFVSQKMSDYFNVNFV; via the coding sequence ATGGATGAAGCTACCTGGGGAGGTTCTTTCCAAAAGATGAGGCAGGTTGGAAGCCCACCCAAAAGGGAACATCTCGAAATGGCGCACATTGCGGCTCTTCAAAAGGAGCAAAGGCAGAATGAACGTTTAAACGGGGCAAATGATGAGATGAGAAGAGATCTGCCCTATAACCGAAGTGATCATTACTCAAACGCTCCTCAGTACTATCACTACCATAGCGGCTTAGAGACGGCTCATCCAAAGGAGGCAACTGTTAAAGACATGCACCAAACGTTTTTGCTCTCGAACCAGGGCACTTACCCAGGCAAGCTGCCCCAAAAGGATCAATCAGGAGGGAGTCAAAATGGTCCAACAGGAGAAACGAACAAACATGAGGCGAACTCTCAAATGAACCCAATGCAGAAATTGAGCAAAAATTGTTTAATCGATAGCTATCCAAAGGATGAGCCTTCCGACtgtgaaaaaggaacagaatACAATTCGgcacaaaatattttaagcgCATTTGAAAATGGTGCATATGTCAATTCGGAGCAGACCTTACCACCGGAGTGTACTAATAGCGACGTGTACTTCACCAGAGAGGCGTTAAATAGTATGAGCACTATAAGCTATCAGCACAATGATTatccccccaggggggaggaCCCCGCACTAGTAAATACAGGCACGCACATTTTTAGCGACAAAAGGGATGCACTCACCCATGATGGAGAAAAACTGTTAATGTACCAaccgagggggggaaatacaCACCTTTCGAATGAGTCGATCACTCCCTGCACACGCAGACAGAACGCTGCATCCATTTGGGGCCacaccattttgaaggagCAGCCACGAGATGAGAAGACTGCCTATTACAGTTACGAAGTGAAGGGGGAGGCTGAAATGTGTGACACTTTGAAGGGGTACAAAAATAACGGGCCCAATGTGAGAAGCGTAAATATGAAAGCAGATGTGAAGATGCGCCAACCTGTTAATAGCAGCCTAGCAGATTGCCCAAACGGTGACTTACTATGTGCTAATAAGACAACCATGGGAAgcgaaaatattaaaagacATTTACATCACCCTTTGAACGACTCTGTTCTGTCAAATGGGCATGTGGTCCATGAGGAGGATTCCCAGAAAGTGGCCTCCACCTCGAAGAAAATTATGACGCGTAATTGGGCAGGgaacgaagaagaagctaaCAACGGCGCGTTTATTCCCCTCGGAGAGAATACCCAGATGGGCCATTTTAAAAGGGCAGAAGTTCAGCCACACGACTTCTTCCATGCAAATTACAACACGTGCGCTTTGTCCAGATCGAATTTACGAGACGATCCTGCTGATCCGATTTATGACAATACACATTACTATAACGACCATGTGAATGGCACCCCTCTCAATGGTGGACCAAATGGATATGGACTGAGACAAAGTAAACGCCGCGTTCTTCATGTTGGTGGCTCGCGGAACGTCGGCACGCCCTCCTGCAAGGACGACCCCTCACACGAGGTGAAATCTCCCAGTGTAACCACTCTGCCAGACCAGCGCACTACCCCCAAGACAGCCATCTTCAACGGAGAAGACGAACAGAATATGAGCGAACCTACGTATactcaaaaaatgaaccagGCACGTGGAATTTTCGAAGACAGCCCCCAACACACGAGCGGGAAGAACTACCTTAGCAGATTTGTACAGAGCGACTACGAAAtgggcaaaatgggcaaaatggATCAAATGGACCAACTGAACCAAATGGACGAAATAAGGAGCTGCATTCCGGAACGGCCCTTATATGGCAACCAAAATTATGATGTGCCCCAAATCATTCAAGGGATAACGACGAAACAGAAGAACGGAATTGTGGCGGAGTGTAATCAAGACACCGTCATAGAATATAATGACAAGTGGCGATTGGTGAAGGGAAAGCAGTTCGCCATAAACCAGGCGGATAATTTTAAGTCAGTGGAAGATTCGGCCACGTATTTTCAAAACTATTTAAATGAACACAACGAAAATACAAAGAGGATGCTCACGAGGATTAATTTTAACTCCCTGACTGGAAAGTTTGTCATAAATTCTTTACGCGATGCGGATGGTAATGCTGCTGGTGGTGATGTAAGGCAGCTCAACCGAGTGTATGATTATAAAGACACGCTGCGCTCCTACCCCGCCTACTATGGCATATCCCAACATATGCACTCTGGCACAAAGGAAGCTTTAAaatgtgggggggaaaaaggcgggggagttttccaaaatgatcATCATAGTGATGGTAAAAACGTGCATGAACAAAtgcggaagaaaaaatcggTTGGGAAAAAACCAAATATTGCCTTATGTGGTGCTGGTGGTGGTGATTATCAGCTAAAGAAACGAATTAAAGATTTTGTGTCCCAAAAAATGAGCGATTACTTTAATGTAAACTTTGTGTAA